The genomic region TAACCTTTCCCCCCACCCCGATTGGTCCATATCGTGAGGTTCTTGTTAGTTTAAACGCGGACAGTTTCTTCTGTAATGGTCTTTCGATCAGCATTCTCAACATATTTTAATAGGAAATTGCTTTGCTCTTTTATTGTTGAAAGAGCGCATCGCTTTACAATCGCGACGTAAGTGATGTTTTCTACCGCATTTAAAACATTTCCTAGTAGGTATCGCATGGTCCACTTCCATTGGTTGTGGATCATTCGGTGATGTCATTGAATTTGTGTCCACGTCCTCGCCTCATATCTACTCGTTTTAAAATGTTCTACTCTTTAAGAGTTATATGAACGGATTCTGTAAGGTTAGTTGGATTACTACGTATCAATTTAATCTTAACTGCGTCGTCATTTAACCATAGCAATTAACTGTCCTACCAAAATATGTTGCATGGGGTTCCTTTCGTCAGTAAAAATGTTCCGATTTCCGGGCCAAATAACTAGTGCTGCATTTAGAGTGTGAGGTAACATTCTTATTATACGTTTTTACTGTTAAAGCATGTTAGTATTATTACACAGTGGAAAACCACTAAAGCAATCAATATTGATTGTTTTGAGTAAATGAATACAAAAAGGTGGAAACCTGTTGTAATATGCGTAACAAATACTGTGCACAATTATATTAATATAGCCATAATAAATCTTACATTAGTCAACATATTCATAGCTATGCATGTAATATGCGGCGTCATCTCATCTCGTGAATAAATTCCAATTCATTTCATTCGGGCCAGATCTTAATTTATTTCAGTCGTTTATTAAGTTAAAAACATGTGAGACAATGCCCACTTATAGATGtaatcatgttgttgttttttctccacagtctaaaataacatacacaacaCTTTAAAACAACAACGCGTGTATGATAGGGCGGCGAAATTCTTCGCCTTAAAGTGTCAACAGAAACTTGATTGGATTTTGTGCAACTTTAACCATGACCACATACGATCATCTGGATGAAGGTTTGTAGGACCACATATTTTTGTAGAGTATTTCCTCAAATGTCAtcgatttttttatagaaagatttGATTACCGTTATAAAGctaagtttaaaaataatttttattttccttgtccgaaaatttagatataaaaatatccaaataataaaaatgtccgaaaatttagagacaaaagaAACAGGTGTTCGAAAATTGAGAGACACTCTAAACATATTGCATTGATGATCGGAAACCGGAATGCATTGTGCAAAGCGTCAAATGATTCAACGAATGatagcacgtgcttgtaaaataccacgcAGTTTAGTATAAATATCTTTCATGTTTTCTTGTTAACCAATGTTCGTCGATAATTGCCAACGTAGCACCTCATTAGATCGTATGTAGTCAACGTTTAACATATCCGTTAAAATAATACGTGCAAATATATGATCTATTCAGGTACACTGGATTCGCGGGTGAGAATGTGGCGGCCAGCTATAGAGTACTGCTTTAAGAAGTCGGATGTGGTCACTAAACTAGCACAACATGGGCTGTTGAATGCAggtttgttacagtttttcattcgggcgttgttgttgttttttaatctgTGTGAGTGTGAATCTGACTAGCATAGTTCGATGGATCCTACGAATTACATACAAATGGAAACACTTTAATATTTAAGGATATTCAAATGTCACGTTTGTCTGGTCTTTAatcaatatttgaatataaacggtgtttttaaataaagtattttaactGATCTGAAATGGTACATTCATGTGTATTCATGTGTGTTGCCGAAACAAATATGTCTATATGCCGACTAGAAACATCTTCACGTAAAATTATATGGTTCCTAAAAGTGCGCATAATTGTGAACATCAAAGCGTTTTCTTCTCTACAAGCGAAACctatttgtaaaattatataactaCATTTTCTGGTAACACGTTTCCAGAACTTGTTTTATAGTGTTTCATTCATCAacctttgttttgatttattttattaagaGCCTTTATATTCGCTTTTAATTCGTCCGTGCAAAAGAATACTCCAGTTATTGAACAAACATTTGCATAATCTCATAGCTGAGATTAAGGGTAGACTCAAATATTCAcatatgaataatatatttaatacattaaatatcCAAGTCTTAGTTAAGTGCATTAACGTGTCTGAATTTGTCGAGTAATTCTTTTTATTTCTCGATATTGCGCTGTAGACTTTTATTCTATATCAATGTTTTGTAAAGACAATTGTCCAAATGCAATACTAAATGCTAATTGTATTGGGTTCCATTCCAGAAGAGACTGCCAGATTAATTGAACTGTACGACCTAAAGCCTTCCCAAGACGCAGCAAgtgaaatgttaaatattttgttcaagaAACGTGCTCTGGCGAGAAAATGGAATATATTTGTTGATGCCATTAGGGAAGCAGGTAGACTTGTTTGGAATAAAATCAAAATtagaatataaaaataaagatcCGTAAAAGGtttttatatttatcatgttGATCTATGAGAGGGTAGCTTTAGTGGCAATCATATTTTATAGGTTACGATTTTGCGGTGTCTCGCCTGATAAACGAAAGTGTTGAAATTCCTGAGGAGAGAGAACGAGGAAGGCAACTCCTTTTGTTGTTTGGACCGCACTTAGAAAGAGATATAAACCCTTTGCTTCTTATAACACGACTGCTAGCTAGCAGCGTTATCAAGGACGAAGACgcagataaaataaaaaatacaactcAAACAAAGTCCAAAAGAGAAGGAATGAGAATTTTATTGCAGCGCATCCAGTGTTACATGGAACCACACAGGTGGTGGGAAGAGTTTCTAAAAGTATTGTGGGAAACTAACTTTGAGCACATGGCACTGTTATTGGAACCTGAATATAACCCTTCGTCGAATAAATTAGGTAACTATTTACCTCTGAGCtaaaaattacatatttatacAGTCTTAACATATACTGAATTGAAAAACTTGACCGAATTACCATTCAACTGAAGTTAAGCTATTTCAGAATTTAAATATAGATATTAAATGATCAAAAAAAAGTTGCATGTTAAAATGGCCCCtgtacagttttgttttacatgaaaaatacatGCTTACTGCACAGGGCCTATAGATGAAGCCGCATGCATCACAGGTCCTGCTGCTATGGAAGAACACGTTATGGAaggtatttttatgctccccgaaataacatttcggcggagcatatagttgccagtctgtccttccttccttccttacttccgtcacacttttgttacagtttctcatagcaccttcaatacttaaccgatctctttaatatttggcatgtaggtaccttgcatggacctctaccttttgatgaggtttgaggtcactggggtcaaggtcaaggtcactgaggctaatatagatttttccgtcactcttttgttagagtttctcatagcaccttcaatactgaaccgatctctttcatatttggcatgtaggtaccttgcatggacctctaccttttgatgaggtttgaggtcactggggtcaaggtcaaggtcattgaggctaataatatattcgtctgtcacacttttgttacagtttctcatagcaccttcaatacttaaccgatctctttcatatttggcatgtaggtaccttgcatggacctctaccttttgatgaggttctcatagcacattcaatacttaaccgatctctttcatatttggcatgtaggtaccttgcatggacctctaccttttgatgaggtttgaggacACTGGGGTTAAGGTCAAATTCACTgaggctgataatagatttttccgtcactcttttgttacagtttctcatagcaccttcaatacttaacctaTCTCTTTcacatttggcatgtaggtaccttgcatggacctctaccttctgATGAggattgaggtcactggggtcaaggtcactgaggctaataatatattttttcgtCACTGTTTTGccaccgtttctcatagcgccttcaatacttaaccaatcgctttcatatttggcatgtaggtaccttgcatggacctctaccttttaatgagaTATGAGGTcgactgggtcaaggtcacagaggctaataatagatatttttaggtgtttattaacacatacattgacaaagcgcatcatcgggtagcattcatcagtttcactgatattcttgttttataaagTATTACAAGCAAGCTTTAAGGTTTACATACTATGTGTAGTTTGGTttattattatgctcccccaaaaaattttggagcatatagtcgccgcttcgtctatccatgcgtgtgtccgtccgtgcacaatttttgtccgggctttttctcagcaattaatgaccggaattcaattaaactttatgggaagcttcactaccaagtagagatgtgcatattataagccggttctggtcggatgatttttcattgagttatggtcctttgaaattttctatacaCTGTACATATCGTGCAATttttgtcccccaactactgactggaattcaatgaagcttaatgggaagcttaactaccttgaggagatgcgcatgttatttgttggttctggttagatgatttatttagagagttatggccctttgaaattgttaaTTTGCTAAGCCATCCatcctattattttgtccaaaggtatgtccctcaagacgtttccttttatctgaatatatagtgcaatattgtgaccaaaaaaaactttggggagcagcacccgtctccgacggtttcttgctGGGATAGacaaagaaacactgattttaatGACACGTGTCAGTAAAAGTAATGTATTTAAACACATAGAGCGTATGTAATAGTTTAACGCAAAGTACCTATTTGCAGTTAATATTTCAGGTTTGAAGTGTTATATTTAACTTGATGTTTAACTTGTAGAAcagtcatttaaataatatttcttgtagaacagtcatttaaataatatttgaactGAGTATTTCTTTGAAAGTACATAGAAAATCCTCTTTTCTCTCAAAGTTTAACTAGCTCGATCTGGAATACTCAGCATAACTGTGCGTAGGGCTATATTCAACTTATTGTACATATTTCTTCACATGCCTGTTAACAGATGTATcattaattatattgttttacataaaacaatatgttttgcaGTGTGATActatttaaaattacatattgtCTTACTTACTTAATTATATGTGCATTACGTTTGTCTTTGTTATTAGACCAGGTAGATGCAGAGCCTGACAATGACTTAAATGCTCCTCCTGTACCAGCTCGATCGTATTCGTTAGGGGCATTTGAAGACAATGAGTCGACATATACAGGGCGGAATACTGGGGCAATGACCAGCACCGCTGATGACATAAATACTCTTAATGAGAATTTAAAAGAACTCAACATTAAACCGGAAAGATTTAAATTTGTAGATGACGCTGGTAAGTTCTCTTTAATGATTTGTaaaatttaatgcaaataaagGGCATGTATTGTAATCAACAGTTTAAGAATAGCATTAcaatagttgttttatttttataagtatatttattttagtttataccCAATGAATTATGTGCCCAAAACAAGCATTTACAGTAGTGTGCGTTTTTTAGCACGTGAATCTGATGCGGATTCTGTTGAATCAAATGAATGGGATTCCGAAAATGGCGGAAGCGACTTCGATGAATTCGATGAAAAGCAAGGTAGGACGATATATGACTCTATATAAAAACATGCCAGCGCttaacaacaatataatatattacgTATGTTTCACTTTaatctttgattattttttaaaggtaCCGTTTCATAAATCAAGGACCTCGTCCTATAATACTATTTCCCTCCTCTAATATACTATtaaattatgttatgttatttatatattaagacGATGAAGTCGTTATAGAATAAGTAGTACAAAAAATGGCTTTTGTAAGACTTAAAATCcataatattgttataaaatacatatacattaaataaatcgaACCTGCCAATCACTTAAATGTTCCGCCTGTAACAACTCTGTAACATTTGTTAGAAGGATTTGAAAACAATGAAACCTTACATACAAGAGAGGCTACTGGAGCCTTGACCAAAGGATTAAATCAACGGAATAAGCGGACTTACGAGCCTCGTGATTATCAGCTGGAATTAGCAGAGAAGGCTCTACGTGGTAAAAATACTATCATTTGTGCGGAAACTGGAACAGGAAAGACCTGGGTAGCGCTGCATGTGATCGAGCAGCATCTACAGCAGACTTCTAAAAGTAAATGAAATATGAATTTGGTATAATAAACACGAAAGTTATTTATTGAATCAAATGTTGATTGCCTTTAGCAGAACTAACCCCTAGTGTAACTAATTAAAGCCTCTGTTCGCTTAAATATTCACGTAGTTGTATTCCTTTTCTTAGAATGTTTACTATCAAAAGCTCAGTAAATAATGTGAAATCAGCAATACCAGTGCATTTAAGGTTAATGTATAACATTTTATACCACTTAGCTATAAATATGGTAATATGTAAACAGGAACAAGAAAGGTTGCGTTTATGGCTAGGACGGGTATCCTAATCAAACAACAATACAACAGGTTGGAGAAGTTTCTTCCCCGTCATAATGTAAGTTTGTTAGCTATGTAGCATATGTTGTCTCAAAAACAAACATTACATGTGTTATTTGTTTGCAAATGTCTATTAACTATTTTATAAGATGCACataacagttttatttaaaaaaatctgtgttTATAGACCAAGCTTATAACGGGAGATGACGAAGATTCAAGAATGGTCGACGCTTTCATCCCCACGAACGACATCATTTGTTTCACGCCACAAATATTGGTCAACAATCTTGATAGTGGTAACATTACCAGCCTTTCCAAATTCTCTCTCCTTATATTCGACGAATGCCATCACACTCGAGGGGACGATCCTTACGCGAAACTTGCGAGAAGatatttaatagaaaaaagtaATGGACAAAAGGAGCTCCCACAGGTTCgccaaaatatattaatattcatttgTAACCTTTCAAAGTTGTGAGCGTAGTTCACTTTTGTTATATAACACATATTATGTAAACATAAAATGTCGGGAATACCTTGATTTAGAATGCTATGACACTTTTAGTGTTCGCACACCGATGAACCGAATTCGACAAAACTTTAAATGCAGCAAACCTTTGAGGTCGACGCACACATTCCTGTCAGGTAGCACCAGTAGACGATTTTCCTATTGGATTGATATGCTAATTTGTGTTTTGTTCACGGGAGATCTTAGACACTAATGAATAAATCATAAATGTGATAAACTTTAAAATAGACATGAACATAACTGTCAGGTCGTTCAGGTCCATCAAGTGTCAAGGGTTTTATTGCTCTATATAAACAAGTCATTTTTCAGTTCATCGCGAGATTTCAAACACTACAGATGAAACTTGATATGATGCATATGTAAAGGGTTGACATTCGAATCCTTTCCAGCATTGTTCCGGTTAAATGCCTTTTAATTGAGTTATTCCCGTCAATGATTTAACTTCATgctcatcattattattattttattattataattattgtaattattattattatgtcttGTTTCGTTTCCGAAAGAGACTAATAGTTCGTATTTTTCTTTTGGAAGAAAGGCGGATGGACCTACAATTGGGGGATATTAAAACGAAAGGGGATTACTTTTTGTagataaaaattgtttttatattctccttttttgaagcaaaaaataaattgattttctaCGTAAGCTAAATTACAATAAGCTCAACATTTTGCATGATTTAAATAGCTGGTAACATTAATACACGTGATTCTTGATTTTTTTGTACAAATCGTTATAAATAAATCTAAATTAAGAAGGGACTTTTGCAGGAGAATACATGTATCTTTTGAGCAGCGGAATCGGATGAACTCCAGCCGCTCGAAAAACAGCTTTTAAATCATTCAGAAGCTGTTCCGAATTTCGTGAAAATTAACATGCAATTTCCTGCAAGTGTAGATTTACTGACAATTCGTTCTGATCGGATGATTTTGTAAAAGGTTATTTCCCTTTTGTTATATCTCGGACACTAATGGTTACTCTTAATATACCGAACTCTATTAGATGAACATGcgtatatgtttatgttgttcaGCTTCAGTACTCTTTAGGCAGTTTTTGCCTTTTGAAATattatatgacatttttttagGAATTTAAAGCTATTTATCCTAATTTAAGTTATCTTTGTAAGTATTCCTATTGGATGAATTTACTCACATTAGCATGGGGTCCCGCTCCTGTGAGTTTTCGAAGAGCTATTCCCTTTTACAAAAACTCGTGTCAACATAATTAACCCATATGTCGACCAAGCCTTTCAGCGGTGAGCGCCCATCATTCCGtttactgatattcttgttcCAGATTGTTGGCCTTACGGCTTCCATTGGAGTTGGTAGGTCTAGGACGGTGGAAGAAACTGTCGACTACATTCTCCGCGTGTGTGCATTGCTGGATGTTAGGCCACCGCTGTCTACCGTGGAGAGATGTAGAGAGAGTTTCAGGAAATGGGTGAACACGCCGGAAGAGGGTAAGTCAGTGCCGTGGCAATTAATAGAATGACAACGTAACATATTTGTATGATTTGGGTTGTTTATGTGCCTCGAATTGTCCCAGTGTTTATGTATGTACAGTACAGATCTTGTCATGTTTACAATACTGACGCTATGTATTAATACTTTTTGGCGGGTGTTTTGTTCGAGTGTTGATGGTCTCTTTTTAATATGGAATGTTGTTCTGTTTAATGAAGTTCAGTCGGTgaattgtttttaatatgtttcaGAAACCATCAAAATGATCGTAAAAAATCCTGACCTATGCAGGGACATTTTATTAGCAGCCATGGAGGATGCAGAAGCACTTCTAGAAGGCAGGACTAGTTACTTTGGCTTATTGCAAGTGCAAATCTATTAAACTAATATGTTAGCATGTGCATCACCAGCTTTCACGTTGCAATTAACACTTCATTATCAATCAGGCTTAGCAGAATATTAATGTTTACGACGATCAGGATATTGATCTAAATATAAGCAATGtcgtaaaacatatattaaaaataaagactCATTATTTAAAACGTTTCATAGAAATGATGGTTTTTCAACCCGATATGATCGACATGCTGTACGAAAAGCGCCCTGGTGAAAGAGATAGTCAGGCTTATAACAAATGGACAGTGGATATTGAAAAGAGCGCCCAACAAAATGTAAATGATCATCAGATATCACGAGATATCAGTGCGTGCGCAGTTTATTTGAACGTAAGTAACGATATTTGTGTCTTAAgtgttatatgtttattaaaaataagttaacaTTATGAATCTGGTTCTGTTCAAGCTTTCCTGATCAGTGTCCCAATTTCATTGATGATACTAGTTCAATTGATTGATCAACGGATACACTTTAAATGTTTTGTCTAATCTTGAAGACATATCAGCCATTATACAAATACATCAAGACATACAAGAAGATTGTGTCAGTCAGGTTTGAACATGATATAATGAGAGAAATACACGAAAGGAATATTTCAGTGTTAATATTCCACATGAAATGACAATACGTTTGTTTTGGATTTTTGTGAAACTTGTCATTAAGGtaatcaaaacaattattttgtgtaTGGTTCCTCGCTGTTTAGATGTGTACATTCCTAAAACATCACATCTCGCGACATAGACGGGGCTTACTTTGTTTTAAGGATAAACCTTAGTGAAGGCAAATGCAATTTAAAACTGTTGCGCAAATAACAAAAATGGTCTTTTTGCAGGTATACAATTCTGCAATTGAAGTTAGTAATCTTCTTCAAATCGCACAAGTAGCCAGGTATCTGGCTGAGAAGCAACGGCGTGAATCGGAGGGAAGGCAGAAACATACAGAAACGGAAAAGAAGTTGTTTGAACATTTAACgggtaaattaaaataatacgCGCTAATTAATTTAGTTTCTTGTAATTAAGAAGACGAGTTGCTGATTTTAGTTGTATCGACACAACTAAGTTTTTAAAGCATTCATGGTGCTCAAGCTAAATGGGCATGTTCAGCCAATAATTCAAAGTAatttgaaaatgtgcatattaCTGCTGATGAAAATTTGCACTAAGTAATTGGTGTCAACACACTATTTTAGAGGTTCAACTGAAGCTATTAAAATTGAGGAATGACAAAGATGCCGCAAATCCAAATGTACTGATAGTAAGCGAGCAGCTTCAAAAAATGTTGCAAGAAAAAGGAGAGGATTCACGTGCGATAGTTTTTGTGAAGTCCAGAGCAACATGCCGCGCGCTTGCAGAATTTTTGGataatgatcttaaaaaaattgGGGCTAAAGCTAGTCCATTGTATGGACAACAAACAAAAGGAGCAGATGAAGGTATGCATTTTACCTTAAATAATGAACaatgatttatatttatgtaCAAAAGCTTCACTGCTGTTAACCTTTGTCACAACCTACTACGTCAGACACAGTCTGCAGACAATACACATGATGTTGAGATATATTCTTTAATGTGTacgtaaaattaaaaataacatgttttatatcGCATCCAGGTATGACTGAAAGTGTTCAGACTGAAATCTTAAAGAAATTCAGAGACGGATTCTTCAAGGTAATGGTATGTACCTCAGTTGGTGCAGAGGGTATCGACGTCCCGGACTGTAACATTGTCCTTAACTACAATTATGCCGGGGATGAAATCACCAAGATTCAGATGAAAGGTGGGACTTTATTATAGAATCAGAACTATAACTTAAAGGAGTAACATTAAACCACTATACTGCtggattatttattaatattgaaCTATTATTTAAATTCGTTTAAACAGTGGCATTATTCTTCTTGTTGTTATATAGACAGTTACAATGTGTTTGTCTGTGAAATTCTTAAAAATATTAATGAACGatataaaaaacatttgtttcaatatgcTTACAGGGCGCGGTAGAAAAAAAGGGGCAGCAGTAGTCGTAATGGGGGATGATAAACTGTTAGAACAAGAAAAGGTCAACGCTTACAAAGCAGACATGATGTACAAAGCCATTGGAGAGTTGAAGAAAGTCGGTGCACAAGATGTCGATTATAAGATAAAGATGTTTCAAAAAGAGGAAATGCAAAAGCACAGATACAAAACTGAGTACGAAAAGGCAAAGAAAGGTCGAAGAGCAGAGGATGACCTTGAAATTATGTGTAAGCGATGCAACACCATTGCATGTTTGGCGTCAGATGTACGAAAGCTTGGAAGCCAACATTTTGTGTTAGCTGAAGAGTTTTCATCAAAGGTTACGATTACGCCGCACAAAAGTCCAAAAAAATACGATGGCATTGAAAAGAAAGGGAAGATGCATTGTAAACAGTGCCCCTTGGACTGGGGCATAGTAGCTGATCGCAACGGTGACGATTTATTTATCCTGAAACTAGAACATTTAAAGTTGCGAAACATGCGAACCGGTGTCGTTTCGCGACACAAAAAGTGGCTAGATGTCCCATATGAAGTGCAAGAGGTAGGACTGGACGATATCCCTACACTTGTCGCTGCAGCTAGCACATCTGCTAAGTAAACTGTACATTCGGTAAATGCAATGTTTAGCGTGTATTTTTTGTTGCAAGTTTGAATACGttgatacaaatgtatttttgatAATGAAAATAGTTCACCTGATACAAACTTTTGCGTGATGAAAGAAACATGTGATTATGTTATAATTCTAAGAAACGTAGTATCAATTGTGATCAAAAGTGATCTAACTGTGTAAGTCACAATATTTGAAACACAAGCGCGACTGTATTCAAAGTACTGTTCGAAGGGGGATTGTAACATCTATTCACAGCAAATGTAATCAAAACGCACTCAGACGCAATGGAACATATAACGTATAAAGAAGACAGAGAGAGTAAAAACGGAAACGGTGCACTGTGGAATAAATCAATACGATAAGTTTGGATATGTATGCATCGACATTAGTAATGTGTAACCTTAACCATTTGTCTACATATACACGAGTGTCAGAGACGAATGCTATGTTTGTGGTTGAAACAGCTTGCTATGTTATATTTCTTGTAATATGTGTAATAGAATAACTAGattagtatataatatatttttgttatagattgttgtatatatttgtttttataaacattatgtgaTAATTGAATTGATGTCGTCGAGTTCGTTTGCTTTGTATCGAAAGGTggaatatttaattatattgtctCTGTGATAAGCATATTAAACTTTGCTAGAATTTCCAAGTTAATTAATATAACATATCAATACGTAGTAGCGTATGTGAAACTGCACTGAAAGccttttttaaacaacaaactaATGGGTTTCTAACCAATACAATACACAACATACAATTCT from Dreissena polymorpha isolate Duluth1 chromosome 5, UMN_Dpol_1.0, whole genome shotgun sequence harbors:
- the LOC127880562 gene encoding antiviral innate immune response receptor RIG-I-like; translation: MTTYDHLDEGTLDSRVRMWRPAIEYCFKKSDVVTKLAQHGLLNAEETARLIELYDLKPSQDAASEMLNILFKKRALARKWNIFVDAIREAGYDFAVSRLINESVEIPEERERGRQLLLLFGPHLERDINPLLLITRLLASSVIKDEDADKIKNTTQTKSKREGMRILLQRIQCYMEPHRWWEEFLKVLWETNFEHMALLLEPEYNPSSNKLGPIDEAACITGPAAMEEHVMEDQVDAEPDNDLNAPPVPARSYSLGAFEDNESTYTGRNTGAMTSTADDINTLNENLKELNIKPERFKFVDDAARESDADSVESNEWDSENGGSDFDEFDEKQEGFENNETLHTREATGALTKGLNQRNKRTYEPRDYQLELAEKALRGKNTIICAETGTGKTWVALHVIEQHLQQTSKRTRKVAFMARTGILIKQQYNRLEKFLPRHNTKLITGDDEDSRMVDAFIPTNDIICFTPQILVNNLDSGNITSLSKFSLLIFDECHHTRGDDPYAKLARRYLIEKSNGQKELPQIVGLTASIGVGRSRTVEETVDYILRVCALLDVRPPLSTVERCRESFRKWVNTPEEETIKMIVKNPDLCRDILLAAMEDAEALLEEMMVFQPDMIDMLYEKRPGERDSQAYNKWTVDIEKSAQQNVNDHQISRDISACAVYLNVYNSAIEVSNLLQIAQVARYLAEKQRRESEGRQKHTETEKKLFEHLTEVQLKLLKLRNDKDAANPNVLIVSEQLQKMLQEKGEDSRAIVFVKSRATCRALAEFLDNDLKKIGAKASPLYGQQTKGADEGMTESVQTEILKKFRDGFFKVMVCTSVGAEGIDVPDCNIVLNYNYAGDEITKIQMKGRGRKKGAAVVVMGDDKLLEQEKVNAYKADMMYKAIGELKKVGAQDVDYKIKMFQKEEMQKHRYKTEYEKAKKGRRAEDDLEIMCKRCNTIACLASDVRKLGSQHFVLAEEFSSKVTITPHKSPKKYDGIEKKGKMHCKQCPLDWGIVADRNGDDLFILKLEHLKLRNMRTGVVSRHKKWLDVPYEVQEVGLDDIPTLVAAASTSAK